AAATGTTCCCCCCGCCATTTTTTGAAGAAGGTTTCCGTAAAAACATCTTCCATTAATTTCTCAAAAGCACTCCTAAGAGAAATGTATCGCCCTTCCATTTCTGAAAAAGAAAATAAAGAAACCTCTTCCAAATATTCTCGAGAGAAACCCTCGAACCTTTTCGGATCCACACACAATCGGAATAGGTCCGTTAAAAGAATTTTATCGTAATTAGATGGAAGCTCGATAAAAAAAGCTGCCAAAGATTCTTTGAGCGCTTCTATCTGCTCTCTATTGTCCAAGAAAATTTTTTTTAAATCCTTTTGCCTAGAAAGAGAAAGCACCTCACCAGAAGAAATATGCCCCTCTTCACTAGGGTATATTGTGTCCAGAATCGCAAAACTTGAGGACTCTCCTCTTTTTGAAAATATAGCCAAAAGCTCTTCTATAAGAGATTGGATATCTATAGCCCGCCCAATCGTAGCGTTATCACAAAAAACTTTTTTCACTAACGACACTTCAGGCAAAACAAAATCCAGGTAATATTTTAAAGAGAGAAAAGTCTCTTCAAAATATGGTTCGTTCTTTAAAACGTCCTTACGCTCCCTTTGTAAAGGTGTTTTGAAATCTCTGAGCTCCGAAATGTGGGAGACATTTTCTAACCATCGACAAACAGATGATTTCATTTCCTCTCCCTCAACATCTGAAGAAGCCCTAAGATTAATGAAATCATTTAAATCACATCTAGGAGAAGAAGCCATAGCCAAAACCTCTCCATTGTTAGGATCGAGAGCAACAATGGCTCCACCTTTTATCCAAGGAAATAAAGGCGGCAACTTTTTTTGCTTCCTCAGGGAGCTCGCCGAACGCAACATTTCATTGCGCTCGTGTTCGAGAAGCAACTCGTCAGCAAAAGATTGCAGTTCAGAAGAAATCGTTAACCTTAACTTTCTTCCAGGAACTACCTCTCTGCCTTCTTTAGGAAGTTCCTGAATAAAATTTCCTCTACGATCTATAAGGTAAACTTTCCTTCCGTAAGCGCCTCTCAACTTTGAATCATAAAAAGCTTCGATTCCCATCTTTCCAACGAGAGTATTAACGTCGTAAGCGTTCCCTTCTAACCTACGAAGCTTAGAACTCACCTCATCTATACTAGAACATCCTTTAGGAAACGCTGGCTCTTCCCCATTCTCGAAAGCCCGAAGACATTCTCGCAACTTTGCAAGCTCTTCTGTTACATGTCTATACTCCGAAGAACTGATAGGACCTATGTATCCTATTATATCCGCAGCCGTCTTCCCCATGGGATAGTGCCTAGAAGTTACCCTTTCAGCATGCAGCCCAGGCCAATCCTTTTCTAACATTTTGAAGCGCAAGTAGGATCTTTCCGAAATATTGGCCTTTATTAAGAATGGAATATTACCTAAAACGGAAGCTTTGGCATGGATAAGGTCTTCTATGCGCTCGCGATCAAGATGCAATTCTTCTGCAAGCAAGGCAGAAAGCCTGCCTATATACTCTTTCCTTACAGGAACGCGGACTCTGTTTCCTAAAGCATCTACACGCCATGCTCCTACTGGAAACTCTTTAATCCCCCCATAGGAAACGCTTACGTTATACTGTATCTTGTTTGTTGCTAAAATAGTTCCAAAGCGGTCGCACACAGTGGCTCTATCTGATTGAAGAGGCACCGTGCGTTTTTGAGGTTTATAGGCCTCCTCCGTTTTTACATCGTGTTCGACAACAGCTAGATGCCACAAACGAAAAACTATGATAGTGAACACTACCAATATTCCAGACAGTAGTCTGTTAGCTTTTTCTGAAACTGATAGTGGTGGCTTGTTTCGCCTTTTCATAATTTGTATAAAGGTGTTTCATGTACAGTAATAAAAAGTCCTAAATTTATTCATTTCTAAATTTTTTTATTAACAAAAAGCAGGGGAGAAAAAATTTTCCAATTCTTCGCTGTCAAACCTACAAAGGTTTGACAGCGAACTTCTTACAAAAAATCTTCACTAAAAAGAGTTAACAAAAAAACCCCAGGAAAGCTCAGGAACTTCAGGATTTTTTTCAAAAAAACTAAATAATTTTAGTGTCATATCTTTACTATAAAGAGAAAAGTTTGCTATGTTTGCGACTAATACGCTTGGTGTTCATGCGATAAGGTTGTTATTCCCTCCGAAACGAACGTACGGGGATGATTTTCAACTACATCGACGATTTCTCGGCATACTACCGAAACGCATTAGCCGGAGCAAAACAAGAATAGCGAGCATCGAACAACGAAATATTAGCAAAAATCTTCAGAGGTAAGTATGAAAAAACTCTTCAAGTCGGTATTGTTTGCCGCAGTCTTGGGCTCCGGCGCCACCTCCCTCGCTTTGCCTGTAGGGAATCCTGGTGAACCAAGCCTTTTAATAGATGGTGTATTATGGGAAGGTGCTAGCGGAGATCCATGCGACCCATGCTCCACTTGGTGCGACGCTCTCTCTTTACGCGCGGGCTTCTTCGGCGACTACGTCTTCAATAGACTCCTTAAAACTAACGTCCCTCCTACCTTCACTATGTCGGATGACACCACAGATGCTAACGTTGCAAGTAATTTTACAGCAGATCCTAGTTTGCCTAACAAAGCTCTGCACAAAAATATGACTCAATCCGAGCTCTATACCAATGCAGGGTACCTCGCTCTCAATGTATGGGATCGTTTCGACATCTTCTGTACACTAGGCACCACTAACGCTTACATCAAAGGATCTTCTAATGCCTTCAACTTAGTAGGCTTATTGGGAGTAGATCAAGTAGAAACTACGTCTGGTATTGATAAATCTGTTCCCAATGCTTCTATTAGCAATGCTTTCGTGGAGCTTTATACAGATGCTGAGTTTTCTTGGAGTATCGGCGCCAGAGGAGCCCTATGGGAATGCGGGTGTGCTACCCTTGGAGCTGAATTCCAATATGCTCAAGCAAAACCTCAAGTCTCCCAACTCAATGTCGTCTCTAACGTCGCTCAATTCTCTATCACCCATCCTAAGGGATTTGTTGGCGAAGAAGCTAAATTACCTTTACCCACGTTAGGAAGCACTTCTCTTGTACCAGCATTTTCAAAAACAAAATCTATATCTGCAAACTATAACGAGTGGCAGGTGGGGTTAGCTCTAACTTATAGACTTAACTTTATCTCCCCTTACGTCGGCATCAAATGGGCAAGAGCCAAAATAGACTTCGATGGCGCCTACGTCGCTCAACCTCAGCTAGAAGAACAAAAATTTGATTTGTTTACTTGGAATCCTACATTGGGAGGAGATGCTGCGGTGACAACCGACGTTGAGGTATTAACCCAAGTATCCGTCACCTTGAATAAATTAAAGTCTAGAAAGTCTACAGGATTCGTCACCGGAGCTACCTTAATTGATGCTGATAAATTTGCAGTAACAGTTGAAGGACGCTTCATAGATGAAAAAGCCGTACACGTTAACGGCCAATTCCGCTTCTAGTTTAATTTAGAAGTTATCGAAGGTTTTTGTTATCGGAATCAGGGTTCCCCTGATTCCGATTTCTTTTTGCCTCCATTTTTCCTCAAATATCTCTTGTTAAAAAACGTTAAATCAGATAAACTTGCCCTCTTGTCTGCGCCCGTAGCTCAATGGTAGAGCTGTAGCCTTCCAAGCTACCGGTGTCAGTTCGATTCTGATCGGGCGCTGTTCACTAAATCACCAAGGCTGAAATCTCGATCTTCTTGTCGGGATGCCCTGTTAACATATTTTTATAAAATAGAGGAACAAAGCTTGGATTCACACAATCTTTCTATCACAGTTAAAGAGCTCATGGAAGCTGGCGCTCATTTTGGACACCAGAAAAGGCGTTGGAACCCAAAGATGAAGCGCTTCATTTTTGAGGAGAGAAATGGGTTATATATTATCAACTTAGCTAAGACTTTGCAGAAAATTCGCGAAGCGATTCCCTGTATACACAAAGCCGTAAGAGAAAATAGATCCATTCTCTTTGTAGGAACGAAAAAGCAGGCTAAGGGCGTTATCCGCGAAGCTGCTGAAGCTGCTGGAGAATTTTACGTTTGCGAAAGATGGCTGGGTGGGATGCTTACAAACATGAGCACCATTCGTCAGTCTGTAAAAACGTTAGAGAAAACTGAGCATGAGCTTGTTGCTGGTCAGGATTATCTGACTAAAAAAGAGTTGTCTTTGCTGGCAAAAAAAAGAGGCAAGTTGGATCGAAATCTTTCTGGCGTTAGGTTTATGAAGCAGCTTCCTGGCCTGCTCGTCGTTGTTGATCCTAGCTATGAAAGGATTGCTGTAGCTGAAGCTAAAAAGTTAGGTATACCTGTCTTAGCTTTAGTGGATACAAACTGTGATCCTACGCCTATCGATCACATTATTCCGTGCAACGATGATTCTTTGAAAAGTATAAAATTAATTGTAAATGTAATCAAAGAGGCGGTTGTTGCAGAAAAAAATCGGCTAGGTATCGCTATCGCTTCTCCAGAAGAGAGTTTAGTTTCTTCTGAAGGGGTTGGCGTGCATCCTTCGACTGCAGAGCAAATGTTGTCTATGAAATTTGACGATGGAGGACGAAGCGATGAAAACTAATATTTCTATGGAAGATATAAAGAGTCTCAGAGCACAGACTGGCGTTGGTCTTACAAAGTGTAAAGAGGCGTTAGAAGCTTCTGAAGGGGATTTAGAGAAGGCCGTCCTTTACTTGCGCAAGCTGGGATTAGCTTCTGCAGGAAAAAAAGAAAGCCGAGAAACGAAAGAAGGCTTAATCGGCGCCTGGGCTGACGGTAAAGGTTTTTCTCTTATCGAAGTTAATGTAGAAACAGACTTTGTTGCTAACAATGATGTCTTCAGGGGGTTTGTACAAAGTCTCGTTGAAACCCTACACGACTTTGCTGGAGACGATTTGGAAAAGTTTCTAACGCTCCCTTATCCTAAAGACCCCTCCGTGACGGTTGATCAACAAAGAGCTGTTGTAATGCAAACTGTCGGAGAAAATATTCGGATTAATAAGATTGCCTTTCGATCTTCTAGTAACGAAGAAAAGGAAAGTTGTGGCATCTATTCTCACGGAAATGGAAAGAATGTTGCCGTGGTTGTTATAAAAGGATGTGACAAGTGTGAAGCTTTAGCTAAAGACATTGCTATGCATGTGGTGGCTTCTTCTCCTGATTATATCTGTAGAGCAGACGTTCCTTCAGAAATTATCGAAAGAGAGAAAGAAGTTATAGCTTCCCAAACTCAAGGAAAGCCTCAAGCTGTCGTCGATAAGATTGTCGAAGGTAAGTTGTCTAACTTCTACAAGGAGGTTTGTTTGCTGGAACAACCTTTTGTGAAAAATCCAGACAAGACAGTGGGGCAACTGCTCGAAGAGCAAGGGAAAGCTAGCGGAACTTCTTTAACACTTACTTATTTTTCAAACTGGAAGATAGGAGCCTAAACGATGTCTTCTCTACCAAAGCGAGTCCTTTTTAAGATTTCTGGAGAATCTTTAGCCAAAGAGTCCGGAGGCGGCCTAGATGAAGTTCGTCTGTCTGGAATGGTTGGAGAACTCCGCAAAGTAAAAAATCTTGGAGTTCAAACAGTCGTTGTTATTGGTGGAGGCAATATACTCAGAGGGCTGGAAAAAGAAAAAGAACTGCAAATTAACAGAGTTTCTGCTGATCAAATGGGCATGCTGGCTACGCTAATTAATGGAATGGCTTTGGCCGATGCTTTAAAAGCCGAAAATATTCCTTGCTTACTTACTTCTACCCTTTCTTGCCCTCAAGTTGCAGACTTGTACAACCCAGAGAAAGCTTTAGATGCCCTAACTAGTGAAAAGATTGTTATTTGCACAACGGGAGCGGGAACCCCTTATTTGACAACGGATACAGCGGCAGCCCTACGTGCTTGCGAACTTAAAGTAGACTTGCTACTAAAGGCCACTATGCACGTAGACGGAATCTACGATAAGGATCCAAGAAAGTTTGATGATGCGGTTAAATATGAAAAGCTTTCTTATCAAGAGTTCCTAGCAAAGCAACTGGGGGCTATGGATGCTTCGGCTGTTACTCTTTGCAAAGACGGCAACGTTCCCATCCGAGTGTTCTCCTTGAGTAGGTATTCTTTAGAGAACGCTTTGTTAGACGATTCTATCGGTTCTTTGGTTTGTAACATAGAATAGGGGGACTATCGTGTCTTTTTCTCCAACATCTCTGGTTTCTGAGACAGATCAAAAAATGAGTGCTTTGGTTGACGAGTTTCGTCAAGATGTTGCAGCCACGCATGCGGGGAGAGCAAATCCTGGGCTAGTAGAAAATGTTCCTGTAGAAGCCTACGGAACGTCTATGCCAATCAAAGATTTGGCTGTTATTTCTGTCCCTGATGCAAGAAGCATTCTTATTTCTCCCTTCGATGCTAGCAACGTCTCAGCTATTTGTAAGGGCATTTTGGCAGCCAATATCAACTTAAATCCTCAGACGGAAGGGTCCGTCATAAGAGTTATAATTCCTGAAATTAGTGCTTCTTTCCGAGAAAGTATGATTAAACTTGTTCGACGAAAAGGAGAAGACGCTAAGGTTGCTATAAGAAATATTCGTAGAGAAGCCAATACTGCTGTTAAAGCTGCTACGGGCGTTAGTGAAGACGAACTAGAGAGTGCAGAAAAGAAAATTCAGGACTTAACGAATTCCCACTGTAAAGTGGTCGACAATATCGTCAAAGCTAAAGAAACTGATTTGATGACTATTTAATTCTGCGTTCCTTCTACCACAGAAAGTCGTAAGCTACCTCAGGATCCGAAAGAGTCCTTCCAAGATTCTCTTGGAGGAGCTGTTTGTCTTGCAAAGATAAATCTTCTTCTTCTTCCCTAGCATCAAATAGCTCTGCATACTTCCTTAAAAAAGGTATATTATTCTGAATTTCGGAAAAGTTTAGAACAAACCTCATCCAATTTTCTTGAGACTCTTCAAACCCCGGATATAAAGCTTTTCCTATTTTGACGTAAGAGTGCCAAGATAGACAAAGTGTGTAAAATTCTTCCCACCGTACTATTAAGGCCTGAAGAGCTCGTAAATCAAACTCTAAGGGCAAAGAAGCCAGCATCCTAGCCTGTCTTCCCTTAAAAATATCCATGCTAGAAAGAAATTTAGAATAAGCAAATAGTGGGGAGGTTTTTTCTTTTCCTAATTTCTTGACATAATTAACGAACTGGACTGCTCTATTCTCTTTACTAAATTCTCGCTTATATAAAGCCAATACTTCTGGATATACAGCTCGCAACCAATCTTCTAGCTCCAAGAAAAAGGATTCGAAAGATCCCTCAGCGTACAAGTAATTACGATTTTCTACAAATTCTTCGTAACAGTTCTCCTCTCCCTCAAAAGACGACTCGCAAAAAATAGATGCCCAGTCTTTGATTTCCGCTACAGTACAATATGAAAGTAGCACCAACAAAAACTCTCTCTCTAACCTTTCCTGAGGCGTGGTAACCGGACACTTTGGAATCTGGAGACTTTCCGAAAGAGTTTGAGCCCAGCTACTAACAAAAACTCCAGCAAGAGCATCCTTTATTAACATCCCATTGGCAAAATATTTTGTTAAATAGGGATGCTTGAAATCTATCTTCTCTTCCTGTACTGCTGCTATAACATTTTGAAATTCATCTTGTCTTTTAGAAATTTCTATGCGCTCTAAATGAACAACATCCTTAGACAAAACAAAAAATAGCACTATAAACGAAACAGAAGATACAAACCCTGTCGAAGCCATAATCAACCCAGGCAGGCAAGGAATAACTCCCAAAAAGCATAGTATTATGACAATAACAGATACTACCGCCAAAATAGAGGCTGTAATAACAGTTGGAACTATCAGAGAAGAAAGCGTTTTTTGTGCCGAAGATTTCTCTGGGGGTTTTTCTTTGCTGATCCCAAAGTCTTGTTGTATATGGTGTACATTTATCATTGAATCTCTGAAACTAAAAAAAAGAGATCTATCATAGAATGGATAGGACGAATCATTCTATATAAAAATCAAAATTTCGACTGTTCCTTACTGACCTACAGAAACTTTTCTTGAAAACAAGAAGAAAATTTTTTAATAAAAAATATTTCTCGTAAATAAGTAGAAATGTTTGCTCTAAAGGAGAAAAACCAGTAGAATCTCCCCCTTGTTTCGGTCTGGTACTGGCCCCATCGTCTAGCCTGGCCCAGGACATCGGATTTTCATTCCGGTAACAGGGGTTCGAATCCCCTTGGGGTCAACACAGTCGTTCTGTTTACGAGAAACGTGTTCGGGTCTTTAGCTCAGCGGTTAGAGCACCTCACTTTTAATGAGGGGGTCGAAGGTTCAAATCCTTCAAGACCCAAACATCTTTTGTCTTTCAGTCGAAAAAATTTTCCACAGATTGTTTTTTTTCTCCTTCATGAGTAGAATCCGAAAAGTGGTCTCTCGAAGGATCTTATGGATACAACCGCTGCAAATGTTCCAAAATGTTACCTCTGTCAAAGCGCCGCTACTCTTTGCTTTACTGTTGTAGATAAAGAGAAAACTGTGCGCTCATACGTATGTGCCAACTGTCCTGCTCCAGGTTATTATCAAGCACGTCAAAAACAGTTTCTAGACGATACCAATCCTACAATTCATCTTGAGTGTGGAAACTGTAAGACTGTATGGAATCAAGGATCCGACAAACTATTAATGGGATGCTCTAAGTGTTACGAGAACTTCAAAAATGCTCTAATAATATTCCTTTCTAAAAAGCTCTCTCCTATTTTTCAAAAAGAACTATCAACTGAATCCCTTTATCCAGGAAGGAAGCCTGGAGAAACGACTACAACAAGTCCTATGATCAAGTTAATCGCCCTTAACGAAGCGCTGAAAGACACTTTAGAAAGGGAAGATTACGAACAAGCCGCTCTCTTAAGAGATCAAATTAACCAAATAAAAAATCAAGATTCTCATGAGTGACTGTAATACGACAATGTTTCAGGAATTCTTACAGCAAAAACAAGCTCTCAACTACAATCCAATCTGGTTTGCTTCAACACTTTCTTTATCCAGAAATCTAGCTTCATTCCAGTTCCCTCATAATCTTGATAAGGAACAGCGTTGCGATATCCTAAAGCTAGTCTCTTCCGCCGTTCAAGAGACTCCTGAATTAACAAAATGTCAAACAGTTTCTGCCAAAGAGACCTCGCCTAAATACAAAGAGTTCTTACATGAATACTTCCTCTTTTCTCCAGAAAATCAAGAATATTCAGAAGGTCAAGCTTTTATCACATCTTCAACAGAAAACTTATTGGCAGGCGTTAACTTTGATGATCATTTATTCCTGCATCTCATAGACTTCTCTGCAGAGCCGGAGAACGGATGGCACAAACTGGTATCTTTTGAAACAGCTCTGCAAAAGAAACTTTCTTTTGCTTTTTCTAATAATTTTGGGTTCCTAACAACTAACCCAGAGCTCTGCGGGACAGCTTTTTCTTATAAGGCGTACCTGCATCTGCCGGGTATTTTATACACCAAGAATTCCGAACCTTTCCTGGATGAAAAATCGGAAGTATTATTCCAAAGTTTTCTTCAAGGAACAACTTCTTTCCCTGGAAATGTTGTTACCATCTCCAACCGAAATACTCTTAGATTAACAGAAGAAAATATCCTTTCTTCCATTCGCCTATGGGCCTCTAAGCTTTCTATAGCAGAAACAGCTGCTAGAAAAAAACTTCTTGATGAACAGCCTGATGCTTTATCTGACATATTATCTCGATCTATAGGCCTACTAAAACACTCCGTCCTTTTAGAATTAGAAGAAGCCTTAAACGCTTTAAGCTGGATACAACTAGGTTTCGATCTAGGAAAGATAAAAAGCGCCAGAAACTCATGGATCCCTTTGTTTTGGGCTATACGCAGAGCCCACCTTGCTATTCAGCAAGAAGCCTGTAACCAGTCCAAAGAAGCAAAATACGAGGATATTCCAAGAATAAGAGCCGAATACGTAAAATCCTTCGCCAACGAACTCTCTCTTACCTAAAATGCCCAAAGCCGGGCTTGAACCGACGACCTACGCGTTACGAATGCGTTGCTCTACCAACTGAGCTATTCGGGCCCACAACAATCATAAAACCTAGTTATCTTGTTGGCAAGAAAATGCTTGCCTCCTAGCCTCTCTATTTTATAGAGAGGCTTCCTGTATAAAGGCTTTTCTTACAGAAAAGCCTTTTCCTCTTAAGCCCGCGCTCTCTCTTTACGCGCGGGCTTCTTCGGCGACTACGTCTTCAATAGACTCCTTAAAACTAACGTCCACCCTACTTTCGAGGGAATGGCTGCTGCTCCGACAACTAGTGCTGGAACAGTTACTGAAGCAAAATCTAGACCAAATGTAGCTCTACACAAAAACATGACTCAATCAGAGCTCTATACTAATGCGGGGCACCTCGCTCTCAATATTTGGGATCGTTTCGATCTCTTCTGCACTCTAGGCACCACCAACGCCTACATTAAAGGATCTTCTGCCGCCTTTAACCTTATAGGGCTTATCGGAGCAGCTGACGACCCTGGAAACGCCTCCACCCCCACTCTGCCAAATGCCGATATTACAAACGCTTTTGTAGAGCTGTACACGGACTCTGAATTTTCCTGGAGCATTGGCGCTAGAGGCGCTCTTTGGGAATGTGGGTGTGCCACCCTTGGAGCTGAATTCCAATATGCCCAAGCAAAACCCCAAGTCTCTCAACTCAACGTCGTCTCTAACGTCGCTCAATTCTCCATCTCTCACCCTAAAGGATTTGTTGGGGAGTTTGCCAAACTTCCTCTTCCTTACCTGTCCACTAAAGATCCTGATATGAGTAAAGCCAAGACTGTTTCTGCAAATTATAGCGAATGGCAAGCAGGGATCGCCCTAGCTTACAGGCTCAACTTCATTTCTCCCTACGTCGGTATCAAGTGGGCGAGAGCGAAAATCGATTTCGATGAAGCTTACATCACCCAACCTCAATTAACAGAAGCTGGTCAAAAATTAGACTTAATGACTTGGAATCCTACATTGGGAGGAGATGCTGCGGTGACAACCGACGTTGAGGTATTAACCCAAGTATCCGTCACCTTGAATAAATTAAAGTCTAAGAGATTAGCTTCTCTATTTTTAATAGAGAAGCTTCTTACATAAAGGCTTTTCTGTAAGAAAAGCTTTTCCTCTTAAGCCCACGCTCTCTCTTTACGCGCGGGCTTCTTCGGCGACTACGTCTTCAATAGACTCCTTAAAACTAACGTCCCTCCTACCTTCACTATGTCGGATGACACCACAGATGCTAACGTTGCAAGTAATTTTACAGCAGATCCTAGTTTGCCTAACAAAGCTCTGCACAAAAATATGACTCAATCCGAGCTCTATACCAATGCAGGGTACCTCGCTCTCAATGTATGGGATCGTTTCGACATCTTCTGTACACTAGGCACCACTAACGCTTACATCAAAGGATCTTCTAATGCCTTCAACTTAGTAGGCTTATTGGGAGTAGATCAAGTAGAAACTACGTCTGGTATTGATAAATCTGTTCCCAATGCTTCTATTAGCAATGCTTTCGTGGAGCTTTATACAGATGCTGAGTTTTCTTGGAGTATCGGCGCCAGAGGAGCCCTATGGGAATGCGGGTGTGCTACCCTTGGAGCTGAATTCCAATATGCTCAAGCAAAACCTCAAGTCTCCCAACTCAATGTCGTCTCTAACGTCGCTCAATTCTCTATCACCCATCCTAAGGGATTTGTTGGCGAAGAAGCTAAATTACCTTTACCCACGTTAGGAAGCACTTCTCTTGTACCAGCATTTTCAAAAACAAAATCTATATCTGCAAACTATAACGAGTGGCAGGTGGGGTTAGCTCTAACTTATAGACTTAACTTTATCTCCCCTTACGTCGGCATCAAATGGGCAAGAGCCAAAATAGACTTCGATGGCGCCTACGTCGCTCAACCTCAGCTAGAAGAACAAAAATTTGATTTGTTTACTTGGAATCCAACCTTGTCGGGCTCCGCAGCAAAAGGAACCGAGTTAGCGGATGTGTTAACCAAAGTATCCGTCACCTTGAATAAATTAAAGTCTAGAGAACCAGCTTCTCTATTAAAAATAGAGAAGCTTATACATAGGCTTTTCTGTAAGAAAAGCCTTTCCTCTTAAGCCCGCGCTCTCTCTTTACGCGCGGGCTTCTTCGGCGACTACGTCTTCAATAGACTCCTTAAAACTAACGTTCCCCCTACCTTCACTATGTCTAGCAAGACAGATGCTGACAGCGGAACTGCATCTGATTTTTCAGGGAACCCAGATCTTCCTAACAAAGCTTTGCATAAAAACATGACTCAATCCGAGCTATACACCAATGCAGGCTACCTCGCTCTCAATGTCTGGGATCGCTTCGATGTCTTCTGTACTTTAGGCACTACTAACGCCTAT
This is a stretch of genomic DNA from Chlamydiifrater phoenicopteri. It encodes these proteins:
- a CDS encoding penicillin-binding transpeptidase domain-containing protein translates to MKRRNKPPLSVSEKANRLLSGILVVFTIIVFRLWHLAVVEHDVKTEEAYKPQKRTVPLQSDRATVCDRFGTILATNKIQYNVSVSYGGIKEFPVGAWRVDALGNRVRVPVRKEYIGRLSALLAEELHLDRERIEDLIHAKASVLGNIPFLIKANISERSYLRFKMLEKDWPGLHAERVTSRHYPMGKTAADIIGYIGPISSSEYRHVTEELAKLRECLRAFENGEEPAFPKGCSSIDEVSSKLRRLEGNAYDVNTLVGKMGIEAFYDSKLRGAYGRKVYLIDRRGNFIQELPKEGREVVPGRKLRLTISSELQSFADELLLEHERNEMLRSASSLRKQKKLPPLFPWIKGGAIVALDPNNGEVLAMASSPRCDLNDFINLRASSDVEGEEMKSSVCRWLENVSHISELRDFKTPLQRERKDVLKNEPYFEETFLSLKYYLDFVLPEVSLVKKVFCDNATIGRAIDIQSLIEELLAIFSKRGESSSFAILDTIYPSEEGHISSGEVLSLSRQKDLKKIFLDNREQIEALKESLAAFFIELPSNYDKILLTDLFRLCVDPKRFEGFSREYLEEVSLFSFSEMEGRYISLRSAFEKLMEDVFTETFFKKWRGEHFAKMLAQKRAQERVRKQRFPTPYVDYLDVERRELFKEFVSHNMTNLMFSLLTGERRDFSPDIEPFIFVVNSWREEIERGAHTALPWREHYFYLKNCLKDIPAEYVASFLSTFRSFSDLRRPLLGKYPISLLKNECPIEQDLFALCYPTYGFGYLRSHAFRQATTLGSIFKLVSTYSVLFQKVLDEDSGQQDLTKLLVLVDKNSEGFRSKKSHIGFFPDGSPIPNFYRGGILPGNDYSGRGALDLIRALEMSSNPYFSLMVGDFLEDPEDLCAAASLFGFGELSGLDLPGEFSGYIPRDTAYNRSGLYAMAIGQHTLTVTPLQTAVMMATLVNGGKLFVPRLLMGEWGEGEYFPQNSFIRREIFMPEELSSLFKKGMQKVIWGKYGTARSVRDLFPKDFLLRVVGKTSTAESLVRTGLDREHGLMKMKHVWFGAIGFKDEELLSPDIVVVVYLRLGEFGKDAAPMALKMIDKWEKIKASKK
- a CDS encoding porin, with protein sequence MKKLFKSVLFAAVLGSGATSLALPVGNPGEPSLLIDGVLWEGASGDPCDPCSTWCDALSLRAGFFGDYVFNRLLKTNVPPTFTMSDDTTDANVASNFTADPSLPNKALHKNMTQSELYTNAGYLALNVWDRFDIFCTLGTTNAYIKGSSNAFNLVGLLGVDQVETTSGIDKSVPNASISNAFVELYTDAEFSWSIGARGALWECGCATLGAEFQYAQAKPQVSQLNVVSNVAQFSITHPKGFVGEEAKLPLPTLGSTSLVPAFSKTKSISANYNEWQVGLALTYRLNFISPYVGIKWARAKIDFDGAYVAQPQLEEQKFDLFTWNPTLGGDAAVTTDVEVLTQVSVTLNKLKSRKSTGFVTGATLIDADKFAVTVEGRFIDEKAVHVNGQFRF
- the rpsB gene encoding 30S ribosomal protein S2, whose translation is MDSHNLSITVKELMEAGAHFGHQKRRWNPKMKRFIFEERNGLYIINLAKTLQKIREAIPCIHKAVRENRSILFVGTKKQAKGVIREAAEAAGEFYVCERWLGGMLTNMSTIRQSVKTLEKTEHELVAGQDYLTKKELSLLAKKRGKLDRNLSGVRFMKQLPGLLVVVDPSYERIAVAEAKKLGIPVLALVDTNCDPTPIDHIIPCNDDSLKSIKLIVNVIKEAVVAEKNRLGIAIASPEESLVSSEGVGVHPSTAEQMLSMKFDDGGRSDEN
- the tsf gene encoding translation elongation factor Ts; its protein translation is MKTNISMEDIKSLRAQTGVGLTKCKEALEASEGDLEKAVLYLRKLGLASAGKKESRETKEGLIGAWADGKGFSLIEVNVETDFVANNDVFRGFVQSLVETLHDFAGDDLEKFLTLPYPKDPSVTVDQQRAVVMQTVGENIRINKIAFRSSSNEEKESCGIYSHGNGKNVAVVVIKGCDKCEALAKDIAMHVVASSPDYICRADVPSEIIEREKEVIASQTQGKPQAVVDKIVEGKLSNFYKEVCLLEQPFVKNPDKTVGQLLEEQGKASGTSLTLTYFSNWKIGA
- the pyrH gene encoding UMP kinase — its product is MSSLPKRVLFKISGESLAKESGGGLDEVRLSGMVGELRKVKNLGVQTVVVIGGGNILRGLEKEKELQINRVSADQMGMLATLINGMALADALKAENIPCLLTSTLSCPQVADLYNPEKALDALTSEKIVICTTGAGTPYLTTDTAAALRACELKVDLLLKATMHVDGIYDKDPRKFDDAVKYEKLSYQEFLAKQLGAMDASAVTLCKDGNVPIRVFSLSRYSLENALLDDSIGSLVCNIE
- the frr gene encoding ribosome recycling factor — encoded protein: MSFSPTSLVSETDQKMSALVDEFRQDVAATHAGRANPGLVENVPVEAYGTSMPIKDLAVISVPDARSILISPFDASNVSAICKGILAANINLNPQTEGSVIRVIIPEISASFRESMIKLVRRKGEDAKVAIRNIRREANTAVKAATGVSEDELESAEKKIQDLTNSHCKVVDNIVKAKETDLMTI
- a CDS encoding UvrB/UvrC motif-containing protein, encoding MDTTAANVPKCYLCQSAATLCFTVVDKEKTVRSYVCANCPAPGYYQARQKQFLDDTNPTIHLECGNCKTVWNQGSDKLLMGCSKCYENFKNALIIFLSKKLSPIFQKELSTESLYPGRKPGETTTTSPMIKLIALNEALKDTLEREDYEQAALLRDQINQIKNQDSHE
- a CDS encoding protein arginine kinase, producing MSDCNTTMFQEFLQQKQALNYNPIWFASTLSLSRNLASFQFPHNLDKEQRCDILKLVSSAVQETPELTKCQTVSAKETSPKYKEFLHEYFLFSPENQEYSEGQAFITSSTENLLAGVNFDDHLFLHLIDFSAEPENGWHKLVSFETALQKKLSFAFSNNFGFLTTNPELCGTAFSYKAYLHLPGILYTKNSEPFLDEKSEVLFQSFLQGTTSFPGNVVTISNRNTLRLTEENILSSIRLWASKLSIAETAARKKLLDEQPDALSDILSRSIGLLKHSVLLELEEALNALSWIQLGFDLGKIKSARNSWIPLFWAIRRAHLAIQQEACNQSKEAKYEDIPRIRAEYVKSFANELSLT